The following are encoded in a window of Deltaproteobacteria bacterium genomic DNA:
- a CDS encoding J domain-containing protein, whose translation MPKRTEKTENIDTYQKAQIANKTSNSSVPALRSQGKSGSGSLVVGSILEMNKLPPDEKRKIMKRYFSEEISNVQFPLDDGVIDFMIKTLVNDSETLQRALDYHNRQEVKDPKRTFFSDFYKYELANEGMKRYFRFKPKGSNSVVNARVLDIHRWNRYPENAGPETLTNRRSSTFTGVSILVEWLGSLDKNGIQEKHIAYLKQEEIETVEIIDNAERIKIHDSFKDTLSPMEIQTKNLAEALRVKTFGFTEKDRVPGIGASDGIDPLTMMSNISHIAMKEWNLNRFGDLLEKIILDLTTKEEREHSLFNIIDLMGKLNPRFVLEKFKTASHSWVYIFVITEDGQLKVSPHGHWDNNLKAQNLRLAGGKRVFAAGKFTIDENGKLSIDLKSNSYQDIDVAYGRHDAFRTYGNEGLDFFIVQAFLMQTGKYVENINSSSAESYYENDFFREMARENNSTKSKFEQRGQYGFGGNRWEGSGNESDFSYTKSKFHSHQVRSNDLKWNAENENEIPLEFQEWAKRTGSNEKIDWAHYVLGTDPDMPFGTIKRRYRKLILKFHADRNPSERAERISPSLTVAMEIIEEKLKENVR comes from the coding sequence TTGCCAAAGAGGACGGAAAAAACAGAAAATATTGATACCTACCAAAAGGCACAAATTGCCAACAAAACTTCTAATTCATCAGTACCAGCTTTGCGTTCTCAAGGTAAGAGTGGTTCTGGTTCATTAGTTGTTGGTTCAATTTTAGAAATGAATAAATTACCTCCAGATGAAAAAAGAAAAATAATGAAGAGATATTTCAGTGAAGAAATATCAAATGTTCAATTTCCCTTGGATGATGGTGTTATCGACTTTATGATTAAAACTTTAGTGAATGACAGCGAGACACTTCAACGGGCTTTAGATTATCATAATCGTCAAGAAGTCAAAGATCCAAAAAGAACTTTTTTTAGTGATTTTTATAAATATGAATTAGCGAATGAAGGTATGAAAAGGTACTTTAGATTCAAACCAAAAGGATCAAACTCAGTGGTTAATGCAAGAGTATTAGATATTCACAGATGGAATAGGTACCCTGAAAATGCAGGTCCGGAAACCCTTACAAATAGACGAAGTTCAACATTTACAGGCGTGAGTATTCTTGTTGAATGGCTAGGAAGTCTAGATAAAAATGGGATTCAAGAAAAACATATTGCCTATTTAAAACAAGAAGAGATTGAAACTGTAGAAATCATAGATAATGCAGAAAGAATAAAAATTCATGACAGTTTTAAGGACACTTTAAGCCCAATGGAAATTCAAACTAAAAATCTGGCGGAAGCGCTTCGGGTAAAAACATTTGGATTTACGGAAAAAGATCGAGTGCCAGGAATAGGTGCAAGTGATGGAATTGACCCGCTAACGATGATGAGCAATATCTCTCATATTGCCATGAAAGAATGGAATTTAAATAGATTTGGGGATCTATTAGAAAAAATAATATTGGACTTAACAACCAAAGAAGAAAGAGAGCACTCGCTATTTAATATCATCGATTTGATGGGAAAACTAAATCCAAGATTTGTTCTTGAAAAATTTAAAACAGCCTCACACTCCTGGGTGTATATTTTTGTAATTACAGAAGATGGCCAGCTAAAGGTTTCGCCTCATGGGCACTGGGATAATAATTTGAAAGCACAGAATCTTAGGCTAGCTGGTGGAAAACGAGTTTTTGCTGCCGGGAAATTTACTATAGATGAAAATGGAAAATTGAGTATTGATTTGAAATCAAATTCCTACCAAGATATTGATGTCGCCTATGGAAGGCACGATGCGTTTAGAACTTATGGGAATGAGGGATTAGATTTTTTCATAGTTCAAGCTTTTCTGATGCAAACTGGAAAGTATGTAGAAAACATTAATAGCAGTTCTGCTGAATCATATTACGAGAATGATTTTTTCCGGGAGATGGCTAGAGAAAATAACAGTACGAAATCTAAATTTGAACAAAGAGGTCAATATGGATTTGGTGGAAATAGATGGGAAGGGTCAGGTAATGAAAGTGATTTTTCTTACACAAAGAGTAAGTTTCACAGTCATCAGGTTAGAAGTAATGACCTTAAATGGAATGCAGAAAATGAGAATGAAATTCCATTAGAATTTCAAGAATGGGCTAAACGCACAGGTTCAAATGAAAAAATAGACTGGGCTCATTATGTTTTAGGAACAGATCCAGATATGCCTTTTGGAACAATAAAAAGGAGATATAGAAAATTAATTTTAAAGTTTCATGCGGATAGAAACCCTTCCGAGCGTGCCGAACGAATTTCACCTAGTTTAACTGTTGCGATGGAAATAATAGAAGAAAAATTAAAAGAAAATGTGAGATAA
- a CDS encoding MASE1 domain-containing protein encodes MRPHWFKVNLSTFFQSSRLFLILGNLLGASVYLWIADQSLKLASINSHVSPVWPPTGFAISLIFFAGRKYLPAVFLGAWLANYLTPSTTLVSTVIAIGNTLEAFLGIWIIEKIRDYKYKLDHLHDPISITLASLLAPIISTTLGVLILVLNDSIPLELMPHAWFTWWMGDAIGALLILPIIFSVKSHSHQILWRHFKKAPQKITLITGAALIYLTLIFLLLHQPGRLKFLFLVFPILLILSSLRNHFFIYVGSALVSILAIVLTVIGKGPFTLSTENQNLLNLEIFVVAISLSAIVIANISRLPFQNRIRNLLLIGWGFWGLVFYSIQLSHESIEAKKFQQITNEIEIRISEKMNDYIEIINTGRSLYYASESVEKNEWKTFVGYINLKQRVPGILGLGTIFKENSSFDLSYVSSISNEPQIIQVSPSSKQNLLATANEALVSGEFKVSKRMEFIQENKKQMGYLILSPVYKTDKIFTSKIQRTNAFSHWVFAPFIFEDFLKNIFEKFKTEFVFQIYDTPKDSERPDLSENNLIFKSSASVIQNPNERYIKELLFGGNVFFIQWTKSKEYAGSHDFISTWIGFIGAISTLFILLFLINIQLTGEKAFKLANKLYSDFLNSQEKVRKQESKIVESSKMASLGEMASSIAHEINNPLSIINGKAYQIVRHCSVEKLEDQRNKIEQDANKILSTVDRIVTIIKGLRQISRDASNDPMKSLNMDLLVEETLSFCKHRFYNSDVQLRVQINFHQDLICRGTEISQVLLNLLNNSFDAVINLPEKWVEIKVDRASNWIEISITDSGSGISKEIQNKIFQPFFTTKEVGKGTGLGLSISKGIIESHQGQFFLDETSPHTRFVIRLPLPEQAHLKIAG; translated from the coding sequence ATGAGACCACATTGGTTTAAGGTAAATTTATCCACTTTTTTTCAGAGTAGTAGATTATTCCTCATTTTAGGGAATCTTCTAGGAGCTTCCGTCTATCTTTGGATAGCTGATCAAAGTTTAAAACTTGCTTCAATCAATAGCCATGTCTCACCTGTTTGGCCTCCTACAGGTTTTGCCATTTCTTTGATTTTCTTCGCCGGCAGGAAATATTTACCCGCCGTCTTTCTGGGGGCCTGGCTTGCGAATTATCTGACACCCTCAACAACATTGGTCTCAACGGTTATTGCTATTGGAAATACTCTTGAAGCTTTTTTAGGAATCTGGATCATCGAAAAAATACGAGACTATAAATACAAATTAGATCACTTGCATGATCCCATCTCAATAACTCTAGCTTCACTCCTAGCCCCAATTATCAGCACCACTTTGGGTGTCTTGATACTCGTCTTGAATGATTCCATACCTCTCGAACTAATGCCCCATGCATGGTTCACCTGGTGGATGGGAGATGCCATAGGCGCGCTCCTCATTCTGCCTATTATTTTTTCGGTTAAGAGTCATTCACACCAAATTCTTTGGAGGCATTTTAAAAAAGCTCCTCAAAAAATTACACTGATTACGGGTGCCGCTTTGATCTATCTGACCCTGATATTCCTTTTACTTCATCAGCCAGGAAGGCTCAAATTCTTATTTTTAGTTTTTCCAATCCTTTTGATACTTTCTTCGCTCCGGAATCATTTTTTTATCTATGTAGGTAGCGCTTTAGTATCGATTCTAGCAATCGTTTTAACCGTCATTGGAAAAGGCCCCTTTACTCTGTCAACTGAAAATCAAAACCTCCTCAATCTTGAAATTTTCGTCGTCGCGATATCACTGTCTGCTATAGTCATTGCCAATATTTCTCGCCTCCCTTTTCAAAATAGAATTCGGAACCTGTTGCTGATTGGATGGGGATTCTGGGGGCTTGTCTTTTATAGCATTCAATTGAGCCACGAATCTATTGAGGCAAAAAAGTTTCAACAAATTACCAATGAAATTGAAATACGTATTTCTGAAAAAATGAATGACTATATTGAAATTATTAATACCGGCCGAAGTCTATACTACGCATCTGAATCTGTCGAAAAGAATGAATGGAAAACCTTTGTTGGTTACATAAATCTCAAACAAAGAGTTCCTGGAATACTTGGACTTGGAACTATTTTCAAAGAAAATAGTTCCTTTGATTTGTCCTATGTTTCTTCGATATCAAATGAGCCACAAATCATTCAAGTCAGTCCCAGTTCAAAACAAAATCTATTGGCCACAGCTAATGAAGCGCTTGTTTCTGGTGAATTTAAAGTTTCTAAAAGAATGGAATTTATCCAAGAAAATAAAAAGCAAATGGGTTACCTGATACTTTCACCCGTATATAAAACAGATAAGATATTCACTTCTAAAATTCAAAGAACCAATGCTTTTTCTCATTGGGTATTTGCCCCGTTCATTTTTGAAGATTTCTTAAAGAACATTTTTGAAAAATTTAAAACTGAATTTGTATTTCAAATATATGACACCCCTAAGGACAGCGAACGCCCAGATTTGTCCGAAAACAATTTGATTTTTAAAAGCTCTGCTTCGGTAATCCAAAACCCCAATGAGAGATATATTAAAGAACTCCTTTTCGGTGGTAATGTTTTTTTCATTCAATGGACCAAAAGCAAAGAATACGCAGGATCCCATGATTTTATATCCACGTGGATAGGTTTTATCGGCGCCATTTCGACATTATTCATTTTATTATTTTTAATTAATATTCAGTTAACCGGAGAAAAAGCATTTAAGCTCGCCAATAAACTTTATTCAGATTTCTTAAACTCTCAAGAAAAAGTGAGGAAACAAGAATCTAAAATTGTCGAATCTAGCAAAATGGCTTCCCTTGGAGAGATGGCCAGTAGTATTGCCCATGAAATAAATAATCCATTGTCGATAATCAACGGAAAAGCATATCAAATCGTCCGCCACTGCTCCGTTGAAAAACTTGAAGACCAACGAAACAAAATCGAACAAGATGCTAATAAAATCTTAAGTACTGTTGACCGCATCGTTACGATCATCAAAGGACTTCGACAAATCTCTCGTGATGCAAGCAACGATCCCATGAAAAGCCTCAATATGGATCTTCTTGTTGAAGAGACTTTATCCTTCTGTAAACATCGATTCTATAACTCCGATGTTCAGCTTAGGGTCCAAATCAACTTTCATCAAGATTTAATCTGTCGTGGGACAGAAATCTCCCAAGTCCTTTTAAACCTTCTAAATAATTCCTTTGATGCCGTCATCAATCTGCCAGAAAAATGGGTGGAAATAAAAGTCGATAGGGCTTCAAACTGGATAGAAATTTCTATTACAGATAGCGGGTCTGGCATCTCAAAAGAAATTCAAAATAAAATTTTTCAACCTTTCTTTACCACTAAAGAAGTTGGTAAAGGAACTGGTTTAGGCCTCAGCATCTCCAAAGGAATCATTGAATCTCACCAAGGACAGTTTTTTCTTGATGAAACAAGCCCCCACACTCGATTTGTCATCAGACTGCCGCTTCCAGAGCAAGCCCACTTAAAAATCGCTGGATAA
- a CDS encoding alpha/beta hydrolase, whose protein sequence is MRFNWVFIRGMMSGSAHWSQFLEYFEGQFPEACIHTPDILGNGKNHFMDTPLKVHGNLSGIRNQVLNSEKKIIVGFSLGGMLGLEWAQAHPDEVAGLILINTSVNRSKFYQRYRPKAFLKTILAAFIKDPFQREERILDLTSTLSRDEKKIVAKEFAEIEKRHPTKAFNFFRQLIFASQVKLEEKLIHFPVLILNSKGDQIVHTSCAGKIAQALNIPLITHPNAGHDLTLDDPKWVIEQIQIWLKAQKVDEPQLNKKSISLILEPRINEGHPG, encoded by the coding sequence ATGAGATTCAACTGGGTTTTTATCAGAGGAATGATGAGCGGATCGGCTCATTGGTCTCAATTTTTGGAATATTTTGAAGGCCAGTTTCCTGAAGCTTGCATTCATACACCAGATATCTTGGGAAATGGGAAAAACCATTTTATGGATACACCTTTGAAAGTTCATGGAAATCTTAGCGGTATTAGAAATCAAGTTCTTAATTCTGAAAAAAAAATTATTGTAGGATTTTCTCTTGGCGGAATGCTCGGATTAGAGTGGGCGCAGGCCCATCCTGATGAAGTAGCAGGATTGATTTTGATTAATACGAGTGTGAATAGGTCAAAGTTTTACCAGCGATATCGACCTAAGGCCTTTTTAAAAACGATATTAGCAGCATTTATAAAAGATCCTTTTCAACGTGAAGAAAGAATTTTGGATTTAACATCTACACTTTCAAGGGATGAGAAAAAAATAGTTGCTAAAGAATTTGCAGAAATAGAAAAGAGACACCCAACGAAAGCCTTTAACTTTTTTAGACAATTGATATTTGCCTCCCAAGTAAAGTTAGAGGAAAAATTGATTCATTTTCCAGTTCTGATTCTCAATTCAAAGGGGGACCAGATCGTGCACACTTCATGCGCTGGTAAAATAGCCCAGGCTTTAAATATTCCATTAATCACCCATCCAAATGCGGGCCATGACCTGACTTTGGATGATCCAAAATGGGTTATTGAACAAATCCAAATTTGGTTAAAGGCACAGAAAGTAGATGAACCTCAATTAAATAAAAAATCAATTAGTCTAATTTTGGAACCAAGAATCAATGAGGGGCATCCAGGGTGA
- a CDS encoding DUF3047 domain-containing protein, whose protein sequence is MMTKLIYAKFFLLAQLLFLPFAFSLENKVQTILIGIDGLSYASFLEAQRQGFLQEFTQLGAHVAPFPSMTDLSWSQVTQTSELFGSVGRIKSVEATYFDDSTQSIQGDPRDYYRRLSFPKYYMGAFDFFFNPYVEALMYFPTTEVPKLEIKSVIDDLISAKQKSILTGYIGAIDSTSHTQKNRLYEVIRILDSEIKRLITSYREKNQEIEVILVSDHGNYGRFNEGTKDEIELLPVNLKKSIEAAGFQFVQQLKNEKDVGVPLMALGSWGPVYLKDRRKMKELLEHLRTEKWFDLAISINKNSQTETHISVISNQGEAYLKYDKKNEKIYYYNLKGNVLFIPEFYHANLNTQKFITKNEALSITANTPYPDSLWRIVESTSSNNFDFPDFILSLKDGYYLQSSLGAFTKMYRTHGSLSANSSFGILASNRRKIPGQIRSKEILHFLNINPKDLFGKTYQKSQQKDSSSLSELMKNSPVGIETQAKDFSQKRIFQYISRFVTETRPYFVVSEMKNFMSAFKFDPSKSPESQFLSPLNFNISKFDIQSMISPEDIGELTDAILTSGSAEKLASHSKVQQIKKKVGLLQKTKESNLSTLSGMTLPAKQAVMKMYQIPYLLEKSFVIQEKPFVPDPHDFKFAKDWLSLKTSAIKNSQILNQTFGSYPTTNLAANLATNPLGKETLVQKLLQETIKEAELEDKIYPTPLTKIYNEKLKDVTIVYLSGIYNSIFDKEIFSLGLNALNDELGLRVIQPPIESLCASDYNSEILTQFLKDDSSSRQQKGFAPPKYLFLGYSKGGIDALHFILKNTKFTSESILGLVTIASPLHGSSILDSTDLPFALVTALSGSKSPEICQNDKIASKSVTPSAMAAFWRKNERALVGLTRYFSITFESLPEDSHIFMKATKLLARFDENNDGVVTTSSSKFPNSLQATDLGTLNADHLAGILSSHFNQKAFMKGLLQTLAELKIDDLKNNFKWNAKTMIQLANAEKWKNKRYFKLGDDNSVTKIDVQGDKYILTAPFASLRDLNQLLLPLNSDPADDYLVKTNFPKSQISYNPYNSLDITSLDSLFSKFRISPADKKIFPHGIQIEFKNRHMIHFRMENQFYFDSSSPSGLDDNKEFGFFPTDFNGEKNWLALRSHKNSIKMMTLSYRFSPLEFPNIDLKMAVTKGVNGADPVKGKTGKDDSAFQIWFMIRDGKANNDLTILDGKNDKVFLFGYYWGDPVPGEERREGDIFENWYSHKSYGFITLPESKQLLLNNTSMLGKVQNFKRNFVADLKKAFPNKNVNEFEILAIIFQHDSNDTKDSSEAYFKHLKFLP, encoded by the coding sequence ATGATGACTAAACTAATCTACGCAAAGTTTTTTCTCTTAGCCCAGCTTCTATTTTTACCTTTTGCTTTTTCGCTTGAAAACAAAGTTCAAACTATACTCATTGGAATTGATGGGTTATCTTACGCTAGTTTTTTAGAAGCCCAGAGACAAGGGTTTTTACAAGAATTTACCCAATTAGGTGCCCATGTTGCCCCCTTTCCATCAATGACTGATCTCTCTTGGTCACAAGTAACTCAAACTTCTGAACTCTTTGGTTCTGTAGGTAGAATTAAATCGGTTGAGGCTACCTATTTTGATGACTCGACTCAATCCATTCAAGGAGACCCTCGAGATTACTACCGAAGACTTTCCTTTCCAAAATATTATATGGGGGCCTTTGATTTTTTTTTCAATCCCTATGTTGAAGCTCTGATGTACTTTCCAACTACTGAAGTTCCAAAATTAGAAATAAAATCAGTTATTGATGATTTAATTTCTGCAAAACAGAAATCAATTCTGACAGGTTACATTGGCGCCATTGATTCCACCTCCCATACTCAGAAAAATAGACTCTATGAAGTCATTCGAATTTTAGATTCTGAGATAAAAAGACTCATCACTTCTTATAGAGAAAAAAATCAAGAAATCGAAGTCATTCTTGTATCAGATCATGGAAACTATGGTCGTTTTAATGAAGGAACTAAGGATGAAATTGAATTACTTCCGGTCAACTTAAAAAAATCAATTGAAGCAGCAGGTTTTCAGTTCGTCCAACAGCTGAAGAACGAAAAAGACGTTGGCGTTCCTTTAATGGCTTTAGGATCTTGGGGGCCTGTTTATTTAAAAGATAGAAGAAAAATGAAAGAACTTTTAGAACATTTAAGAACTGAAAAATGGTTTGATTTAGCAATTTCCATAAATAAGAATTCACAGACTGAAACTCATATCTCAGTTATATCGAATCAAGGTGAGGCTTATTTAAAATATGATAAAAAAAATGAAAAAATCTATTACTACAATTTAAAAGGAAATGTTCTGTTTATTCCAGAGTTCTACCATGCTAATTTAAATACTCAAAAATTCATTACCAAAAATGAGGCCTTGTCTATCACCGCAAACACTCCCTATCCAGATTCTTTGTGGCGAATTGTCGAATCAACTTCTTCAAATAATTTTGATTTTCCAGATTTTATCCTGTCTCTTAAGGATGGTTACTATCTTCAGTCTTCTCTTGGGGCCTTTACAAAAATGTATCGAACTCATGGATCCTTGTCTGCCAATTCAAGTTTTGGTATTTTGGCATCCAATCGTAGAAAAATTCCGGGTCAAATCAGATCCAAAGAGATACTCCATTTTCTTAATATTAATCCCAAAGATTTATTTGGTAAAACCTATCAGAAATCCCAACAAAAAGACTCCTCCTCACTTTCAGAACTAATGAAGAATTCTCCTGTCGGTATAGAAACTCAGGCAAAGGATTTTTCACAAAAAAGAATTTTTCAATATATTTCTCGATTCGTCACGGAGACTCGCCCTTACTTTGTCGTGAGCGAAATGAAGAATTTTATGAGTGCTTTTAAATTTGATCCATCGAAGTCACCTGAAAGCCAGTTTTTGAGTCCTCTGAATTTTAATATTTCAAAGTTTGATATTCAATCAATGATTTCACCTGAAGATATAGGAGAGCTAACCGATGCAATTCTTACTTCTGGATCTGCCGAAAAGCTGGCTAGCCATTCTAAAGTCCAACAAATAAAAAAGAAAGTAGGTCTGCTACAAAAAACTAAGGAAAGCAATTTGTCTACTCTTTCTGGAATGACGTTGCCTGCGAAACAAGCTGTCATGAAAATGTATCAAATTCCTTATCTACTGGAAAAGTCATTTGTTATTCAAGAAAAGCCCTTTGTACCAGATCCCCATGATTTTAAATTTGCCAAAGATTGGCTCTCTCTAAAAACATCGGCTATTAAGAATTCACAGATCCTCAATCAAACTTTTGGATCTTATCCAACAACGAACCTAGCCGCTAATCTTGCAACAAATCCACTAGGTAAAGAAACTTTGGTGCAAAAACTACTTCAAGAAACTATAAAAGAAGCAGAGCTTGAGGATAAAATATACCCCACTCCTCTAACTAAAATATATAATGAAAAGCTGAAAGATGTAACCATTGTGTACCTTTCAGGAATATATAATAGCATTTTTGATAAAGAAATTTTTAGTCTAGGATTAAATGCGCTCAACGATGAACTAGGGCTCCGCGTGATTCAGCCACCTATAGAAAGTCTTTGTGCTAGTGATTACAATTCGGAGATCTTAACTCAGTTTCTTAAAGACGATTCCAGCTCTCGACAACAAAAGGGTTTTGCTCCTCCAAAATATTTATTTCTTGGATACTCTAAAGGAGGTATTGATGCTCTCCATTTTATTCTTAAAAACACGAAGTTCACTTCTGAATCCATTTTAGGACTGGTGACCATTGCCTCTCCTCTTCATGGATCCAGTATCTTAGATTCTACAGATTTACCTTTTGCCTTAGTGACCGCGCTTTCCGGAAGTAAATCCCCAGAAATTTGTCAAAATGATAAAATAGCTTCTAAGTCAGTAACCCCTTCAGCTATGGCTGCCTTTTGGCGAAAAAATGAAAGAGCCCTGGTTGGACTCACAAGGTATTTTTCGATCACCTTTGAAAGTCTTCCGGAAGATTCCCATATCTTTATGAAAGCTACAAAATTATTGGCTCGTTTCGATGAAAATAATGATGGCGTTGTCACCACATCGTCTTCTAAGTTTCCTAATTCTTTACAAGCAACAGATCTTGGGACCCTAAACGCGGATCATCTTGCAGGTATTTTGTCATCCCATTTTAACCAAAAAGCATTTATGAAAGGGCTTCTACAAACATTAGCTGAATTAAAAATTGACGATCTTAAAAATAATTTTAAATGGAACGCCAAAACCATGATTCAATTGGCTAATGCTGAAAAATGGAAAAACAAAAGATATTTTAAATTAGGAGACGATAATAGCGTTACTAAAATAGATGTTCAAGGAGATAAATATATTCTAACCGCACCCTTTGCAAGCTTAAGGGACCTTAATCAGCTTTTATTACCATTGAATTCAGATCCAGCCGACGATTACCTTGTGAAAACAAATTTTCCTAAATCACAAATTAGCTACAACCCTTATAACTCCCTAGATATAACAAGCCTAGATAGCCTCTTTTCAAAATTCAGAATTTCTCCAGCTGACAAAAAAATATTTCCACATGGAATTCAAATTGAATTTAAAAATAGACATATGATTCATTTTCGGATGGAAAATCAATTCTATTTTGATTCAAGTTCTCCATCGGGACTCGATGACAATAAAGAATTTGGATTTTTTCCCACTGATTTTAATGGGGAAAAGAATTGGCTTGCGCTACGCAGTCATAAAAATTCTATAAAAATGATGACCCTTTCTTATCGTTTTTCACCACTAGAATTTCCAAATATTGATTTAAAAATGGCTGTAACAAAAGGAGTGAACGGGGCTGATCCAGTGAAAGGAAAAACGGGAAAAGATGATTCTGCATTTCAAATTTGGTTCATGATTCGTGATGGAAAAGCAAATAATGACTTAACAATTCTTGATGGAAAAAATGATAAGGTTTTCTTATTTGGATATTATTGGGGGGACCCCGTCCCCGGAGAAGAACGCAGGGAAGGTGATATTTTTGAAAATTGGTACTCCCATAAAAGTTATGGTTTCATTACCCTGCCAGAGTCTAAGCAATTGCTTCTCAATAACACAAGTATGTTAGGAAAGGTTCAGAATTTTAAAAGAAATTTTGTTGCAGACCTAAAGAAAGCTTTTCCGAATAAAAATGTAAATGAGTTTGAAATTTTAGCTATTATATTTCAACATGACAGTAATGATACTAAAGATTCTTCAGAGGCCTATTTTAAACATCTTAAATTCTTACCCTAG
- a CDS encoding peptide MFS transporter codes for MTTNWINKKLKGKEFFGHPSGLFVLFMAEMWERMSYYGMRALLTLYMIKYLMADPERMARVLGFDTLKFILETGFGPLAIQPFASQIYGLYTGFVYLSPYFGGILADRVWGRRKSVYIGAALMALGHFLMAFENLFIPALFFLILGNGAFKPNISTQVGALYPEGDNRRDGAFTIFYMGINLGAFFSPFLSKNLALAICDWLGITDPGVPWHIGFALAGIGMLFGLFVYHIGRTLLPAENLTTLAPVKERNSIIFKTVGGFLGAMTVFILILMIPMTFKLILIAGAVALVVWSIKQISDELDRKKVAALIILCMGTVFVWAIFEQQGNTLQIWADEKANWAQLGLQPENYQSLNPLFIFIFAPLLDVWWNFWAAKGKRRSSVNKMAIGCFLIGFAFLTIPLASSFITVEKSMINLFWLALATFIVTLGELYLSPIGLSFVTKLAPARFMSMMMGMWLASSFLGNYLAGILGMLYSKMSQNSFFLVFAILGISVGVFFLIADTKLKHIVGKEV; via the coding sequence ATGACGACGAATTGGATAAATAAAAAACTAAAAGGGAAAGAATTTTTTGGGCATCCGTCAGGGCTTTTTGTCTTGTTCATGGCAGAGATGTGGGAGCGCATGTCTTACTATGGAATGCGGGCGCTGTTAACTCTGTATATGATTAAATATCTAATGGCCGATCCAGAGCGAATGGCAAGGGTCTTGGGTTTTGATACCTTAAAGTTTATATTGGAAACTGGATTTGGGCCCTTAGCGATTCAACCTTTCGCCTCTCAAATCTATGGTCTTTATACAGGTTTTGTTTATTTATCTCCCTACTTTGGTGGAATTTTAGCAGATCGAGTTTGGGGAAGGCGAAAAAGTGTTTATATCGGAGCCGCACTTATGGCATTAGGACACTTTTTGATGGCTTTTGAAAATTTATTTATTCCTGCTTTGTTCTTTCTTATTTTGGGTAATGGAGCCTTTAAACCAAATATTTCGACTCAAGTGGGGGCTTTGTATCCAGAGGGTGATAACCGTAGGGATGGGGCTTTCACCATTTTTTATATGGGAATTAATTTAGGTGCTTTTTTCTCGCCTTTTTTAAGTAAAAACTTAGCTCTGGCAATCTGTGATTGGTTAGGGATAACCGATCCTGGAGTGCCTTGGCATATTGGCTTTGCCCTAGCAGGTATAGGAATGTTATTTGGATTATTTGTTTATCATATAGGTCGCACTTTATTACCTGCTGAAAATTTAACCACTCTGGCGCCAGTGAAAGAAAGAAATTCTATCATTTTTAAAACTGTCGGTGGTTTTTTAGGGGCTATGACAGTATTTATTTTAATATTAATGATACCTATGACTTTTAAATTGATACTCATTGCTGGAGCTGTTGCTTTGGTTGTTTGGAGTATTAAGCAAATATCAGATGAGTTAGATCGAAAAAAAGTTGCTGCCCTTATTATCTTATGTATGGGGACAGTTTTCGTCTGGGCCATATTTGAACAACAGGGTAATACCTTGCAAATTTGGGCCGATGAAAAAGCGAATTGGGCTCAGTTAGGGTTGCAACCAGAAAATTATCAATCTTTAAACCCGTTATTTATTTTTATTTTTGCTCCCTTGCTGGATGTATGGTGGAATTTTTGGGCCGCAAAAGGAAAGAGACGAAGTTCTGTTAATAAAATGGCTATTGGTTGTTTTTTGATTGGATTTGCATTTTTGACTATTCCTCTAGCTTCAAGTTTTATCACTGTTGAAAAATCAATGATCAATTTATTTTGGTTAGCCTTAGCAACCTTTATCGTGACTCTAGGTGAGTTATATTTATCTCCCATAGGTCTGAGTTTTGTGACGAAACTGGCACCAGCACGTTTTATGTCCATGATGATGGGAATGTGGTTAGCTTCCTCATTTTTGGGAAATTATTTAGCTGGAATTTTGGGAATGCTTTATAGTAAAATGTCCCAAAATTCCTTTTTCTTGGTTTTCGCCATTCTGGGTATATCAGTTGGGGTGTTCTTTTTGATCGCCGATACAAAACTAAAACATATTGTAGGAAAAGAAGTCTAA